The Solicola gregarius DNA window GCGAAACCTCCACCCGCCCACGTCATCGACGAGACGGCGACAGCCGACTGCTCGGGCACCCGGAGTCGTGGACGACTGACGATTCGTGGTCAGTGGGCGGCGTCCTGCCAGGTGCGCCCGAAGCCGACCGAGACATCGAGCGGGACCGCCAGGTCGGCGGCCGACGCCATCTGCTCGCGGACGAGCGCCTCGACCCGCTCATGCTCGCCGGCGGCGACCTCGAGCACGAGCTCGTCGTGGACCTGCAGCAGCATCCGTGACGTCAGGTCGGACTCCGCGAGCGCCCCGTGTACGCCGAGCATGGCAACCTTGATGATGTCGGCCGCCGAGCCCTGGATCGGTGCGTTGAGGGCCATCCGCTCCGCCATCTCGCGGCGCTGCCGGTTGTCGCTGGTGAGGTCCGGTAGGTAGCGTCGCCGGCCGAGGATGGTCTCGGTGAACCCGGTCTGGCGTGCCTCGTCGACGACACCGTGCAGGTAGTCGCGTACGCCGCCGAAGCGCACGAAGTACTCCTCCATCAGGCCCTGCGCCTCGCCGGTCTCGATGCCGAGCTGCTGACTCAGGCCGTAGGCCGAGAGCCCGTACGCGAGCCCGTAGTTCATCGCCTTGATCCGGCTGCGCATATGGGGGGTGATCTCGTCGGCATCGACCGCGAAGACCCGCGATGCCATCGCCGTGTGGAAGTCTTCGCCGGAGTTGAACGCCGCGATCAGGCCGGCGTCCTCCGAGACGTGCGCCATGATCCGCATCTCGATCTGGCTGTAGTCGGCGGTCAGCAGGTCGTCGTAGCCGGGACCGACACAGAACGCGCCACGGATCCGCCGGCCGGACTCGGTGCGGATCGGGATGTTCTGCAGGTTCGGGTCGGTCGAGCTCAGTCGGCCCGTCGCCGCGATCGTCTGGTTGTACGTCGTGTGGATCCGGCTGTCGCTGGCCACGGTCTTGCGGAGGCCTTCGACGGTCTGGCGTAGTCGGCTGACGTCGCGATGTGTCAGCAGGTGCGAGAGGAACGGGTGCTCGGTCTTCTCGAACAACGACTGCAATGCGTCGGCGTCGGTGGTGTAACCGGTCTTCGTACGCTTGGTCTTCGGCATGCCGAGCTCGTCGAACAGCACCACCTGCAGCTGCTTCGGCGAGCCGAGGTTGATCTGCTTGCCGATCACCGCGTACGCCTCGTCGGCCGCGTCGCGTACCCGCGTGGCGAACTGCGACTCGAGCTGCTCGAGGTCGGCGTCGTCGACGGCGATGCCCGTGCGCTCCATCTCGGCCAGCACGCTGAGCAGCGGCAGCTCGAGGTCGCGGAGCAGCTCGGCGGCGCCGTGCCGCTCGAGATCGGTGTCGAGCTCGGCCGCGAGCTCGAGCGTCGCCCGCGCACGTACCATCGCCGCGTCCGCGCCGGCCTGCTCGCCGGTGTCGAGCGTCAGCTGGCCGGCGTCCGCGGAGTCATCGGCCAGCTCGCGGCGCAGGTAGCGCAGGGTCAGGTCGGCGAGGTCGTACGAACGCTGGTCGGGCTTGACGAGGTACGCGGCGAGCGCGGTGTCGTGCTCGACGCCACGCAGCTCGATGCCGCGAGCCCGCAGCGCGAGCATCGGACCCTTGGCGTCGTGCAGCGCCTTCGACACGTCCGCGTCGCCCAGCCAGCCCGCGAGAGCGCGCTCGTCGTCCGGGCCGAGCTCGGCGAGGTCGACCCAGGCCGCCGGCCCCTTCGCGGTCGCGATCGCGACCGACCGCACGTCGCCCGCTCCAGCGCCCCAGACGCCGTCGACGTGGAGTCCGGCCCGCGCGCCGTCGCGGGCGTGGGCGTCGAGCCACTCGCCCAGCGCACCCGCCACCGGGATCGTCGCGTCGATGTCGAAGCCCTCGTCGGAGACCGGCTCGTCGGACGACAGCGTCGCGAACAGCCGGTCGCGCAGCACCCGGAACTCCAGGCCGTCGAACACCTCGTGGATGGCGTCGCGATCCCACGTCTTCAGCGCGAGTTCGTCCGGGCCGAGCGGCAGGTCGAGGTCGCGTACGAGCGCGTTGATGCGGCGGTTGCGGATGACGTCGGAGAGGTGTTCGCGCAGCGACTCCCCCGCCTTGCCCGGCACCTGGTCGACGTCGCGCACGATGCCGTCGAGCCCGTCGAACTTCGCCAGCCACTTGGCGGCCGTCTTCGGACCGACACCGGGTACGCCCGGCAGGTTGTCGCTGGTCTCACCGACCAGCGCCGCGACCTCGGGGTACCGCTCCGGTGCGACTCCGTACTTCTCCTGCACCGCCTCCGGCGTCATCCGCGCCAGGTCGGAGACACCCTTGCGGGGGTAGAGCACGGTGGTGTGGTCGGTGACGAGCTGCAGGGCATCGCGGTCGCCGGTGCAGATCAGCACGTCAAAGCCGGCCGCCTCCGCCTGTGTCGCGAGCGTGCCGATGATGTCGTCGGCCTCGTAGCCCTCCCGCTCCAGGCTGGAGATCGCGAGCGCGTCGAGGACCTCCTTGACGAGCGAGACCTGACCCTTGAACTCCGGCGGCGACGCCGAGCGGTTGCCTTTGTACTCGGCGTACTCCTCCAGCCGGAACGTCTTGCGGGAGACGTCGAACGCGACCGCGACGTGGGTCGGCTCCTCGTCGCGCAGCACGTTGATGAGCATCGACGTGAACCCGTACACGGCGTTGGTCGGCTGGCCCGTGGTGGTCGAGAAGTTCTCGACCGGGAGCGCGAAGAACGCGCGGTACGCGATCGAGTGGCCGTCGATGAGCAGGAGGCGGTTGGCTGCAGCGGTGTCCACCCGGCGAGCCTAACGGCGCGGTCCGACAACCCGCACGGGTGTCGGGCAGTGCCGGGTCAGACCGACGAGCCCGGCCGGACGTGCGACTGCCGGCGGCGCATCGTGCGCCGCAAGGCGATCAGCCGGCCGGTGAACCTCGAGCTCGTCGCGATGCCCGCGAACCTCGACCCGAGCGCGCTGACCTGCGCCGCGCGTACGACCGCGACCTGACCGAAGCCGATGCGATTCAGGAATCGGTTGGCGTCTCGGGAGTCGGCGGGCGAGACGGCCATCATCACCTCGCAGTTGACGTCCTCGGCCCAACGTACGCCCGCGGAGATCAGACTCGACGCGATCAGCCGGCGGCGGTGACGGGGTGCGACATGGAGGTCGGTGACGACGATGACCTTCTCGGTCTGGATCAGCGACAACAGCTGCCGGCGGAATGCGATCGCACCGACGACGTCGCCGTCGCGGACGGCGACGAGGATCTTGCGGTCGGGATCGGAGAGCTGCTCGCTCAACGCGTCGGCGGCCTCGGCCACCATCGGCTTGCGGTGGATTCCCGACGCCGTCTCACTGTCGTACGACTCGATGTCGACGGCGTTGCACTGGTCCCATACCTCGATCAGGGCGGCGGCGTCCTCGATCTCGGCGTCTCGCACCACGATGGATACTCGCGACAACCTGACGCTCCTCATCTAGGTACCGGACGTTCACGGACCCCGCGGCTGACAGACTACGCCGGAGCAGGTCCAACGTCACCCGCAGGTCCACAGGAGTGAGGAACGCACTTGTTCAGGGGCGAAGGAACCGTCATCAACGTCGTCGCGGTGCTGATCGGCTCGGGTATCGGGGTCGCGGTCGGGCACCGGCTGCCGCAGCGTACGCGCAACGCGGTGACCGATGCTCTCGGCCTGGTGACGCTGCTGATCGCCGCGTTGGCCGCGATGGCGGTCACCGACTCGGCATTCACGTCGGAGGTCGGACCGGACGCACCCGTGCTGATCGTGCTGGGGTCGCTGCTGATCGGCGGAATCGCCGGGTCGCTGGCGGGCATCGAGCTGCGGTTGGAGGCGTTCGGCGGGTGGCTGCAGAGTCGGCTCAGCCGACGAGAGACGTCGGAGGAACGCGTCCGGTTCATCGAGGGGTTCGTCTCCGCGTCGCTGGTGTTCTGCGTCGGGCCGCTCACGGTGCTCGGTTCGCTCAACGACGGTCTCGGCAACGGTTCGGACCAGCTCGTGCTGAAGTCCGTGCTCGACGGCTTCGCAGCGATCGCGTTCGCCGCCTCCCTCGGCATCGGAGTGATGGCCTCGGCCATCGCGGTGCTCGCCGTGCAGGGCTCGCTCACGGTGGTCGGGCTCGCGCTCGGCTCGTTCCTTCCCGACGCTCATCTTGCTGCGTTGACGGCCACCGGAGGGCTGCTGCTGGCAGGGGTCGGCATCCGGCTGCTGCAGCTCAAGGCGCTCCCTGTGGCCGACCTGCTCCCAGCCCTGATCGTCGCCCCGATCTTGACCGAAATCGTCGTCCTCATCCGTTAGACCGGACTCTGCCGCCGTTGTGCAACGGTTACAACACGATCATCCGATCGGCATCTCCCGCTCCGGTCGACCCGCTATGCTCCCGCAGAGTCCATGAGACGGGGAGGGTGCTCTGTACCCTCCCTGTTGCATGAACTGGCCGTTACCGACCACCCGACAGGAGCCTGATGTGCGACTGCGCGTAGCAGCTGTCCTCGCACTCCTCATGGGAGCATTCCTCTTCACCTGGGGTTCGGCGGCGCAGGCCGCGCCCGGAGAGCAAGCCCCATCCGCCAGCACCCCGTTCGCCGCCGACAAGGACAAGGACAAGGGCCCGGTCACCGTCATCTCGGGTGTTCTGCAGAACACCGCCGAAGGCAACGAAGCGGTGCCGGGAGTGACGATCCGGGTCACGACGTCCGAGGGTGACACGCTCGAGACGGAGAGCGACGAGAGCGGGCGATACCAGCTCAAGGTGCCCGCCACGGGCGAGACCAAGATCGAGCTCGTCACGGACACTCTCCCCGAGGGAGTCCAGCTCCGCGAAGGCATCCAGAACCCACTCACGGTGACGCTCGACTCAGGTCGACCGTCGCTCTCGACGGTGTTCGCGGTCGGGCCGGACAACCGTGCGGTCGAGTCCTGGTACGACCGCGTGCCGCAGACGATCTGGGACGGCGCGTACTTCGGCATCGTGCTCGCGCTCGGCGCGCTCGGCCTGTCGATGGTCTTCGGCACCACCGGCCTGACGAACTTCTCCCACGGCGAGCTCGTCACGTTCGGCGCGATCATGACCTACGTCTTCAACGTCGCGATCGGCTGGCCCATCTGGGTCGCCGGACTCCTCGCGATGATCTGTGCGGCGGCGTTCGGCTATCTCCAGGACACGCTGTTCTGGCGAAGACTCAGGCACAGGGGCACCGGGCTGATCGCGATGATGATCGTCTCGATCGGCCTGCAGTTCCTGCTGCGCAACGCGTACCAGTACGGCACCGGCGGGCAGACCCTGAACTACGACGACTACATGACGCCGGACGCGAGCCACGCGCTCGGTGTCGACTACACCACCCGTGACCTGATCATCATCGCGATCGCCGTCGTGCTGCTGCTGTCGGTGACGATCGCGCTGCAGAAGACCCGGATCGGTCGGGCGACCCGCGCGGTGGCCGACAATCCCGCACTCGCCGCGTCCTCGGGTATCAACGTCGACCGGGTGATCACCGTCGTCTGGACGGTCGGCACCATGCTCGCGGGCGCCTGCGGTGTGATGCTCGGCTTCACCCAGTCGGTGAAGTTCGACCTCGGTGCTCAGGTGCTGCTGGTGATGTTCGCCGCGATCACGGTCGGAGGACTCGGATCGGTCTGGGGCGCCATCATCGGCTCGGTTGTCGTCGGCATCCTGATCGAGATGTCGACGCTCATCATTCCCGCAGAGCTGAAGATCGCGACCGCACTGTTCGTCCTCATCGTCGTTCTGATGGTCCGGCCGCAAGGTCTGCTGGGCCGCAAGGAACGCGTGGGATGATCGGGAGAGGGAGAAACTGATGGACTGGTCAATTCTCGAGAACGCCCTCCAGGCGGCGGTCGGTACCTCGGCGATCTACTTCTGCCTCGCCGCCATCGGCCTCAACGTGCAGTTCGGCTACACCGGGCTGATCAACTTCGGTCAGGCCGGATTCCTGGCGCTCGGCGCGTACGGCCTCGCCGTCTCGGTCGCGTCCTGGGGCCTTCCGTTCTTCGTCGGGATCGGGTTGGGACTCGTGCTCAGTGCCGTACTGGCCCTGCTGCTCGGTATCCCGACTCTGCGCCTACGGGCCGACTACCTCGCCATCGCGACGATCGCCGCGGCGGAGGTACTGCGCCTCGTGCTCGGCGGCACCTGGAAGGACACGCTGGGCGGGCGCACCGGCATCAACGACTTCACCGAAGCCTTCTACAACGCGAACCCCTACTCCGGCTCGATCCTGGGGTTCCGCTCCGACGAGTTCTGGGTGATGACGGTCGGCTGGGTCGTGGTCGCGCTGTCCAGCGTGTTCGTCTGGCTGCTCGTCCGTTCGCCGTGGGGCCGGGTGCTCAAGGCGATTCGTGAGGACGAGGAGGCCGCTCGCAGCCTCGGTAAGAACGTGTATGCGTACAAGATGCAGGCGCTCGTCCTGGGAGGCATGATCGGCTGCCTCGGCGGGTTCGCCATCGCGATCGCGCAAGACGCGGTGCAGCCGAACAGCTTCAACCTCGACATGACGTTCATCGTGTTCACGATGCTGATCCTCGGCGGCGCGGCCCGGGTGATCGGCCCGGTGTTCGGGGCGATCGTGTTCTGGGGCCTGCTGTCCTTGGTCGACGGGGTCCTCTCGAAGCTGACAAGCGGCAGCGACCCGACGATGCCGACCTGGTTGATGGACGGGCAGCAGGTCGGCCCTGTCCGGTTCATGCTGGTCGGGCTTGTGCTGATGCTGCTGATGATCTACCGCCCGCAGGGAGTCTTCGGAGACCGGAAGGAGATTGCGCTCGATGCCCGCTGACGCAACGGCCCCAGAGCCGACACAGAACGCGACCGATCCCAATGAGCCGATCCTGGTGGCCGACAACGTCGTACGCCGGTTCGGCGGCCTGACCGCGGTCGACGTCGACCATGTCGAGGTCCCGCGCGGCAAGATCACCGCGCTGATCGGACCGAACGGCGCCGGCAAGACGACGTTCTTCAACCTGCTCACCGGCTTCGACCAACCCGACACCGGCTCGTGGACGTACAACGGTCACGACCTCGCCGGCGTGCCGGCGTACAAGGTGGCGCGGCGCGGCATGGTGCGTACGTTCCAGCTGACGAAGGTGCTCGCGAAGCTGTCGGTGATCGAGAACATGCGGCTGGCCGCCACCGACCAGCGCGGCGAGCGGTTCTGGTCCGCGCCGTGGGCGGCACTCTGGCGAAGCCAGGAGCGTGAGGTCACCGAGCGGGCGTACGCGCTGCTCGAGCGGTTCAAGCTCAAGGAGAAGGCCGACGACTTCGCCGGGTCGCTTTCGGGCGGCCAACGCAAGCTGCTCGAGGTCGCGCGCGCGCTGATGGTCGACCCGGAGCTCGTGATGCTCGACGAGCCGATGGCCGGTGTCAACCCGGCGCTCAAGCAGTCGCTGCTCGGACACGTCAAGTCCCTGCGCGAAGACGGTATGACGGTGCTGTTCGTCGAGCACGACATGGACATGGTCCGCGATATCTCCGACCACGTGATCGTGATGGCTCAGGGCCGCATCGTCTCCGAGGGCACCCCGGACGACGTGATGAGTGACCCGAAGGTCATCGACGCCTACCTCGGCGAACATCACGACACCGATATCACCGAAGAGCGCGAGGCGGCCGAGCTCGCCGAGAAGATCGCCGAAGCCGGCGGCAAGTCCGAGCATCTGGAGGGATGAGCATGAGCGACAGTGAAGCCGCGGTCGACTCGCCCGACCTGGGCGAGGCCGCGCAGAAGGAGCGCGACGCGCACCTCGCCGCCGCAGACGGCGCCATCCTGCGTGCGGATGACCTGATCGCCGGCTACCTGCCCGGCGTCAACATCTTGAACCACACCGACCTGTACTGCCAGGAAGGCGAGCTCGTCGGCATCATCGGGCCGAACGGCGCGGGCAAGTCGACGCTGCTCAAGGCGCTGTTCGGATTGGTCACCATCCACTCCGGCACGGTGACGCTTCGCGGCAAGGAGATCACGAACGAGCGCGCCGATACGCTTGTGAGCAAGGGCATCGGCTTCGTACCGCAGACCGAGAACGTCTTCCCGAGCCTGTCGATCGAGGAGAACCTGCAGATGGGCTGCTATCAGGCCCCTGCGAAGTTCGGCGAGCGGCTCGAGGTGGTCGGAGACATCTTCCCGGCGCTGATCGACCGCAAGACACAGCGCGCCGGCTCGCTGTCCGGCGGCGAGCGGCAGATGGTGGCGATGGGCCGGGCGTTGATGATGGACCCGTCCGTCCTCCTGCTCGACGAGCCGTCCGCGGGCCTCTCCCCCGTCCTGCAGGACGAGGTGTTCGTACAGACCCGCGCGATCAACCGGGCCGGGGTCTCGGTGGTCATGGTCGAGCAGAACGCCCGCCGCTGCCTGCAGATCTGCGACCGTGGGTACGTCCTCGACCAGGGCCGCAACGCGTACACCGCCCCAGGTCGCGAGCTGATGAACGACCCGAAGGTGATCGAGCTCTACCTCGGAACGCTCGCCAAGGCCGACTGAGGTCTCGTACGCTCGCCAAGGCCGACTGAGGTCTCGTACGCCCGCGCATCGGCCATGGCGCCGCCCGGAAACGCAGCCGGGCGAGAACGCAAGGGTGAACGAGGATCGGGGTCCACGTACGAACGCGCACTGAACGGACCGGATGCCGCATCAACCCGAGATCTGGGCTGAAACGGCGGAGCCGCCGCTCTGTCAGTCGTCACGACCCGTCGTTTCGGCCCAGATCTCGTAGAACGGCCACGCCGACGCGAGCGGCTGCCGTAAGAGAAGCTCCGCCACACAACGAGGCCCCGGAACGCTTCCGCGTTCCGGGGCCCGATTGCTTACTGCGGCTACGGCCTACTTGTTCGGGCCGATGCCCGCCGTCTCCATCTCCGGGATGATCTTCTTCGCCTCGTCGAACGAGATCAGCACGATCGCGTCCGGATCGGCCGATGCGATCTCGTCGACCTCGGCGGAGAAGTTCGGCGACTCCGGCGAGTACAGCACGTTCGCCACGACCTCGCCGCCCTGCTCGGTGAAGTACTTCTCCACATTCTCGGCGAGCGCCTCACCGTACGCCTCCTGGCGGGCCATGATCGCGACGTTGGTGAAGCCGTCCTTGCCGAGCTGGTCGGCCATCACCCGGCCCTGCAGCACGTCCGACGGAGCCGTACGGAAGTACAGACCCTTGTCGTCCTTGGTGTCGAACGCCGTCGAGGTGTTCGCCGGCGAGATCTGCAGGACACCCGCGTTGGTGATCTGCTTGAGCACCGCGAGCGACACGTCCGACGACGCGGCCCCGACGATGACGTCGACATTCGCCGACAGCAGCTTGTTCGCCTGCTCCGGCGCGATGTTCGGCGTACCGTCGCCGGAGTCGGCCTCGGTGATCGTGGCGTCCTTGCCGAGCACGCCGCCGGCCTTGTTGATGTCCTCGATCGCGAGCTTGACGCCGGCGGTCTCGGGCGGCTCCAGGAACGCGAGGTCGCCGGTCTGCGGCAGCAGCGTGCCGACCTTGAACTGACCGTCGCTCTTACCCGTGCCCTCGATCTGCTGGCCGGCGCTCGGAGCGGGGTTCTCGGTCACCTCTCCGGTGACGTAGTCGATGTTGTGGAAGGTGTTGTCCTCGCCGTACTCGAAGATGCCGATCGTCGCGGCGGAGGGGCTACCCGTGTCGTTGAAGTTGATCGGGCTGCTCACACCTTCGTAGTCGACGTCCTTGCCACCGCTGAGCAGATCGGCGCACTCCTTGAACTCGGTGCACTTCGTTCCGGGGGGTGCCGAAACGCCCTGCATCTCCTTCGCGATGGCCTTCGGATCGTCGGTGTCGGCCGCGATCGCCGACAGTGCGGTGACCACCGTCGCGTCGTACGACTCGGGACCGTACGTGAAGCTGTCGAGCTTGCTGTCGATCGACAGCAAGCGCTTGCGGAAGTCGTCGCCCAGCTCGGCGCCGGGGTACGTCGCCTTCACGCCCTTGAGCGTGCCGGGATCGAAGTCCTTGCTGTAGTCGGCGGTGTTGCCGTCGACGAAGTAGACCTGCTTGTTGCTCGTGGTCTGACCGGCCGCTGCGGCGCCGCTGTCGTCGCTGCCGCTGCTGTCGTCACTGCCGCCGTCGTCGTCGTCGCCACCGCAAGCGGCGAGTACTAGCGCGGTCGCCGCGGCTACCGCCGCGAGCCGGACCGCCGTTGAGGGGCGTCTCATGGATCCTCCGGGTTGTTCGTCTCAGACGCGCACTCCGCGCACACCTGGGCGCACGGCTCGCGACCGTTTCAGTGCCTAGAAACTAGCGCGTATTTGTCACACACATGCATCGGTTACGCAATCGACGTTCGATGTTGCGAAGTTGTGACCTCGCGGCCGTCAATCCGCGCGGCCGTCGCCGTCGTCCGCCCCGTCCGCGATGCCCGGTCCATGGTCGACGACGCCCGCTGCGACCGCCTTCATGGACAACCGTAGGTCCATCGCGGTCTTCTGGATCCAGCGGAACGCGTCCGGCTCGCTCAGCGAGAGCGTCTCCTGGAGTACGCCCTTGGCGCGGTCGACGAGCTTGCGGGTCTCGAGCCGTTCGGTCAGGTCGTCGACCTCGTTCTCCAGCTCGATCAGCTCGACGTACCGGCTGACGGCCATCTCGATCGCGGGCACGAGGTCGGTCTTGCTGAACGGCTTGACGAGGTACGCCATCGCGCCCGCGTCACGCGCCCGATCCACCAGCTCACGCTGACTGAATGCGGTCAGCATGACCACCGGAGCGATTCGTTGCGTCGCGATGCGCTCGGCCGCAGCAATCCCGTCGAGCTTCGGCATCTTGATGTCCATGACGACGAGATCCGGCCGGAACTCCTCGGTCAGCCGGACGGCCTGTTCGCCGTCGGACGCCTGCCCGACGACCTCGTAACCCTCCTCCGAGAGCATCTCCGCGAGGTCGAGTCGGATCAGCGCTTCGTCCTCCGCGATGACGACGCGACGGCTCGGGGTCGTGGGCGAGGCTGGTGTTGGCACGTGAGAAGGTTATCCCGCGCCGCTGGTGCGTACGCAGGTGGCGCGAGCCGGGTTGGCGGAATAGGCAGACGCGATGGTCTCAAACACCATTGTCCGAAAGGACGTGCGGGTTCAAGTCCCGCACCCGGCACATTCACATGGTGGGCAGCTTGCCGCCGCGGGCGAGCGGGGCGTTGCAGATGGTCGGCGACATGACCTCCGCCGGGCTCCCCCAGCCTGCGCACTGGTAGTCGGAGTGGCCGTACCAGTCGTGGCCGAACTCGTGCGCCGCGAGTAGCGCGTCGTCGTTCACACCGCCCATGTACAACGCGATCCGCTGACCCTGACCCCAGTTGCAGCCGACGATGTTGCCGCCACCCCCGCAGTCGGTGATGTAGCTGTTCCGGCACTCGACGGGCGTACCCCCGCCCTCGGTGAGCCCGTTCCAGGCGGCGGCACCCTGCCTGATCGCCGCGGCGTACGGCTCGCAGGACGCCTCGAGGTAGTAGCTGCGGTCGTTCGGGGTGTCCCAGCCGGCGGCCGGCGCAACCGCGACGGTGTCGGGAGTGACATCGTGTACGGCCGGTGCAGCACCGGCCTGGGTGACCGTGCCTGCGAACGCCGCGGCGACACCTGCGGCGACGATTCCGAACCTTGTGAAGACGTGCTTGATCATGCCGATCTCCTTCGTCCGAGGGACGGCCGGGGTCTCCGGCGATCCCGCCATACCTGGCGGAACCTCACCTACCCAGGACGAGCGAAATCATGCGCCGCACTACTCGATCGACTCGTCGCCGCGGTACGCGGGAGCGATCTCGTTGATCGCATCACCCATCCGATGGATGCGCAGCGCATTCGTCGAGCCCGGGATGCCGGGCGGGCTGCCCGCCACGATGACGACCTGCTCGCCCTCGACGCAGTGCCCGCTCTCCAGCAGGCTGCGATCGACCTGGCGCACCATCATGTCCGTGTGCTCGACGCGGCGGGCCCAGAACGACTCGACGCCCCAGCTCAACGCCAGCTGCTCGCGTACGACCGGGTCCGTCGTGAACGCGATCACCGGCACCCGGGAGCGGTAACGCGTGGCGCGCCGCGCGGAGTCGCCGGACGTCGTGAACGCGACCAGGTACTTCGCGTCGACGGCCTCGGCCACTTCGGCCGCAGCCTTGCAGATCACGCCGCCGCGGGTACGCGGCTTCCAGTCGATCGCGGCCATCTGCGAGAGACCGTGGTCCTCGGTCGACCCCACGATCCGCGCCATCGTCTCAACTGTCTCGACCGGATACTGTCCGACACTGGTCTCGCCCGACAGCATCACCGCGTCCGCGCCGTCGAGGACGGCGTTCGCGACGTCGGAGGTCTCTGCGCGGGTCGGACGCGGCGACGAGATCATCGACTCCAGCATCTGGGTCGCCACGATGACCGGCTTGGCATGCGTACGCGCGCGCTCGATGATCTTCTTCTGCACGAGTGGCACGAACTCGAGCGGCAGCTCGACGCCCAGATCACCGCGCGCGACCATGAAGCCGTCGAAGACGTCGACGATCTCCTCGAGGTTCTCGACCGCCTGCGGCTTCTCGATCTTGGCGATGACGGGCCGCAGCACGTCCTCGTCGCGCATGATCCGGCGTACGTCCTCGGCGTCGGCGGCGTTGCGTACGAACGACAGCGCGACGAAGTCGACACCGGTGC harbors:
- a CDS encoding DUF1871 family protein, which codes for MRRPSTAVRLAAVAAATALVLAACGGDDDDGGSDDSSGSDDSGAAAAGQTTSNKQVYFVDGNTADYSKDFDPGTLKGVKATYPGAELGDDFRKRLLSIDSKLDSFTYGPESYDATVVTALSAIAADTDDPKAIAKEMQGVSAPPGTKCTEFKECADLLSGGKDVDYEGVSSPINFNDTGSPSAATIGIFEYGEDNTFHNIDYVTGEVTENPAPSAGQQIEGTGKSDGQFKVGTLLPQTGDLAFLEPPETAGVKLAIEDINKAGGVLGKDATITEADSGDGTPNIAPEQANKLLSANVDVIVGAASSDVSLAVLKQITNAGVLQISPANTSTAFDTKDDKGLYFRTAPSDVLQGRVMADQLGKDGFTNVAIMARQEAYGEALAENVEKYFTEQGGEVVANVLYSPESPNFSAEVDEIASADPDAIVLISFDEAKKIIPEMETAGIGPNK
- a CDS encoding ANTAR domain-containing response regulator, with the translated sequence MPTPASPTTPSRRVVIAEDEALIRLDLAEMLSEEGYEVVGQASDGEQAVRLTEEFRPDLVVMDIKMPKLDGIAAAERIATQRIAPVVMLTAFSQRELVDRARDAGAMAYLVKPFSKTDLVPAIEMAVSRYVELIELENEVDDLTERLETRKLVDRAKGVLQETLSLSEPDAFRWIQKTAMDLRLSMKAVAAGVVDHGPGIADGADDGDGRAD
- the pyk gene encoding pyruvate kinase, with product MRRAKIVCTLGPATSSYDDILALARAGMDVARLNLSHGTHDDHASSYEHVRAAGKELGKAIAIVADLQGPKIRLGTFADGPQTLNTGDPFTISVADIEGGGSTCSTTYKGLPGDVKVGDEILIDDGQVRLRATKVTDSEVETEVEVGGTVSDHKGINLPGVQVSVPAMSDKDVDDLRWALRTGVDFVALSFVRNAADAEDVRRIMRDEDVLRPVIAKIEKPQAVENLEEIVDVFDGFMVARGDLGVELPLEFVPLVQKKIIERARTHAKPVIVATQMLESMISSPRPTRAETSDVANAVLDGADAVMLSGETSVGQYPVETVETMARIVGSTEDHGLSQMAAIDWKPRTRGGVICKAAAEVAEAVDAKYLVAFTTSGDSARRATRYRSRVPVIAFTTDPVVREQLALSWGVESFWARRVEHTDMMVRQVDRSLLESGHCVEGEQVVIVAGSPPGIPGSTNALRIHRMGDAINEIAPAYRGDESIE